One Camelina sativa cultivar DH55 chromosome 3, Cs, whole genome shotgun sequence genomic window carries:
- the LOC104760036 gene encoding uncharacterized protein LOC104760036, which produces MMMQSRLVAFATAARSRVRPIAQRRLAFGSSTSGRTADPEIHSGNDGADPAIYPRDPEGMDDVANPKTAAEEIVDDTPRPSLEEQPLIPPKSPCATAHKLESTPVGHPSEPHFQQRRKNTTASPPSLDSVSCAGLDGSPWPRDEGEAEEQRRREDETETDQEYYQHHKASPLSEIEFADTRKPITQATDGTAYPAGEDVIGWLPEQLDTAEESLMKATMIFKRNAERGDPETFPHSRILREMRGEWF; this is translated from the exons atgatgatgcaatCCCGATTAGTAGCGTTTGCTACAGCTGCGCGTTCCCGTGTTCGACCAATCGCACAAAGGCGTTTAGCGTTTGGATCTTCAACGTCTGGCCGCACCGCTGATCCAGAGATCCATTCCGGTAACGATGGAGCTGATCCAGCTATTTATCCGAGAGACCCCGAG GGTATGGATGATGTTGCAAACCCTAAGACAGCGGCCGAAGAAATCGTGGACGATACTCCACGACCGAGTTTAGAAGAGCAACCGCTTATACCGCCAAAATCACCATGCGCCACCGCGCACAAGCTAGAGAGTACTCCCGTCGGTCATCCGTCAGAACCCCATTTCCAACAGAGACGAAAAAACACAACCGCCTCACCGCCATCGCTTGATTCCGTGAGCTGTGCTGGTTTAGACGGTTCGCCGTGGCCTAGAGACGAAGGTGAAGCGGAGGAGCAGAGGCGGAGAGAAGATGAGACAGAGACCGACCAAGAGTATTACCAACACCACAAAGCTTCTCCCTTATCGGAGATTGAGTTCGCCGATACTCGTAAACCTATAACGCAAGCCACTGATGGAACGGCGTACCCGGCAGGTGAAGACGTGATCGGATGGTTACCGGAGCAGCTTGACACCGCGGAAGAATCTTTGATGAAAGCAACAATGATATTCAAACGCAACGCGGAACGTGGCGATCCCGAAACGTTTCCTCATTCAAGAATCTTGAGGGAAATGAGAGGCGAGTGGTTTTAA
- the LOC109131631 gene encoding sulfated surface glycoprotein 185-like, producing MELFLCFISLFVISQSVALSITEKPETECAMCLECENPCDQPPPPLPSPPPPPPLEFLCPPPLPPPPPPIEIFCPPPPSPPPPSPSPPPPSPPSSPPPPCNHCPLPLPPPLPPVCNECVPNKPRPPIIITAAAAMPEISVSISLIIALLALLVSSLIQ from the coding sequence ATGGAGttgttcctctgtttcatctCTCTGTTTGTGATATCCCAATCTGTTGCGTTGAGTATAACAGAGAAACCAGAGACAGAATGTGCAATGTGTTTAGAATGCGAGAATCCTTGTGATCAGCCGCCTCCTCCGTTGCCCTCACCCCCACCGCCGCCGCCACTAGAATTTCTCTGTCCTCCGCCGCTTCCTCCGCCTCCACCGCCGATCGAGATTTTCTGTCCGCCGccaccttctcctcctcctccatctccttcTCCGCCGCcgccttctcctccttcttcaccgCCACCACCATGTAATCACTGCCCGTTACCGCTTCCACCGCCGTTGCCGCCGGTTTGCAACGAATGCGTTCCTAACAAGCCTAGACCACCGATCATTATCACCGCCGCAGCAGCGATGCCAGAGATCTCTGTTTCCATCAGCTTAATAATTGCTCTTCTCGCCCTTCTAGTTTCCTCTCTAATTCAATAA